The region CGAGGTAACAAAGCGATGATACGTACCATGCTGCAAGGCAAGCTGCACCGGGTCAGAGTGACTCAGGCTGACTTGCACTATGAAGGCTCTTGCGCCATCGATCAGGATTTTATGGATGCCGCAGGCATTCTGGAATACGAAGCGATTGATATCTACAACGTTGATAACGGCCAGCGTTTCTCCACCTACGCCATTGCAGGCGAAAGAGGTTCACGCATTATCTCTGTGAACGGTGCCGCCGCTCGCTGCGCGTGCGTGGGTGACAAGCTGATTATCTGTTCCTATGTGCAGATGTCGGACGAACAGGCCAGAAGCCACAGCCCTAAGGTTGCCTATTTTTCTGGCGAAAACGAGCTGCAACGTCAGGCCAAAGCGATTCCGGTTCAGGTCGCCTGATCGCCAAATTTATGACGAAACCGAGCGGTAGTAATGGATAGATCGTAAAGACGCTGCAAGTACCTCCCTGTAAGCTCGAGCCGCGCCATCCCTGGCGCGGACGCTTCACTCTTCTATTCCATTACTACCGTTTTCACTTCTTAGATTAGTCTGCCAAAAGGCTAACACGGTGGTCACTCCGCCTTCTCATTTATACACTACGTCCGCAGCCCACGTCCCCGCTCAATCAGCCACCAGACAAGCAGATAAAACACCACGATAAAGGCAATCAGTACCGACATGGTGAACAGCAGTGGCACATCCTGAATCCCGAGGAAGCCGTAGCGGAAACCGCTGATCATGTACACCACAGGGTTCAGCTTGGAAACAGCCTGCCAGAACGGCGGCAACAGCGTCAGCGAGTAAAATACCCCGCCCAAATAGGTCAGAGGCGTCAGCACAAACGTCGGAATCAAACTGATATCATCAAAGGTTTTCGCAAACACCGCATTCAGTAATCCCGCCAGCGAGAACAGCGTTGCAGTCAGTAGCAGCGTTAGAACGATGATCCACCAGGCATGAACATGCAGCGGAACGAAGAACAGCGACACCGCAGTGACCAGAACCCCGACGCACAGACCGCGCGCGATCCCCCCACCAATATAGCCCGCAATGATCACGTGTGTTGGCACCGGCGCAACCAGCAGTTCTTCAATATTGCGCTGAAACTTGGCGCTGAAAAAGGAAGAAGCTACGTTGGCATAGGCGTTAGTAATCACCGCCATCATGATCAGACCCGGCACGATAAACTGCATGTAGGTAAAACCGTGCATTTCCCCGATACGTGAACCGATCAAGTTGCCGAAAATAATAAAATACAGCGTCATGGTGATCACGGGTGGCACCAGCGTCTGAATCCATATACGGCCAAAACGGGTCACTTCTTTAACCCAGATACTCTGTAGCGCCACCCAATACAAACGCATCATGCCTTTTCTCCCTTACCGTTCACGCCGTCCCCATTAACCAACGTGACAAACAGCTCTTCCAACCGGTTAGCTTTATTACGCATACTTAATATTGTTATCCCCTGCGCGCTTAGCTGGCTGAATAGCGCGTTCAAGCCTTGCTCGCGCATCACATCCACTTCCAGCGTTGACGTATCCATCAGGCGGAACGCATAACCTTCAAGCTGTGGTAGCGGGCTTTTTGCCGCCAGATCGAAAATAAACGTTTCGGACTTCAGTTGAGCAAGCAGCTGCTTCATCGAGGTATTTTCCACCAATTCCCCCCGCTGAATGATCCCGATATTACGGCACAGCATTTCCGCTTCTTCCAGATAGTGCGTCGTCAGAATAATCGTGGTGCCCTGCGCATTTAGCTCTTTCAAAAAGCCCCACATGGAACGACGCAATTCGATATCCACACCCGCCGTTGGTTCATCAAGAATCAGCAACTTAGGTTCATGCATTAACGCACGGGCAATCATCAGGCGGCGTTTCATCCCCCCCGACAACATCATTGCTTTTTCGCTGCGTTTTTCCCACAAATCCAGCTGTTTCAGGTATTTTTCGGCACGCTGCAACGCATCCTGACGTTTCACGCCATAGTAGCCTGCCTGATTAACGACAATCTGTAATACCGTTTCAAACGGATTGAAGTTAAATTCCTGCGGAACCAGTCCCAACTGGCGTTTCGCATTCACTTTATCCAGCTCAAGGTCATAGCCGAAGACGCGAACTTTACCAGCGGTTTTGTTCACCAACGAGCTGATAATCCCAATCGTAGTGGATTTTCCTGCGCCATTCGGCCCCAGCAGCGCATAGAAATCCCCCGCTTCCACGTTCAGGTCGATTCCCCGTAACGCCTTGACGCCTCCCGAATAAGTTTTGGTTAGTTGCGCCAGTTCCAGTGCATATGTCATAAGAAATGGATTGCCTTATTATCAGTGAGTTCTACAGATTCGAAGTGTGACAAATAAATACTCTAAATAATTCAAGTTTCAGGAAGGCGGCAAGAGAAGGAATCCCGATGAGCTTACTCAGGTAAGTGATTCGGGTGAGTGAACGCAGCCAACGCACATGCAACTTGAAGTATGACGAGTATAAACTATCGTTTTTCAAACGACGCATGTTGCCTTATATTACTCCTCACTGCCCCTTGTTTGTTACAGGTCATTTACTTTCATGAAAGAAATTGAAACGCTCATCGCCAATAACCAGCTTTGGTCTAAAACGATGGTGGAAGAGGACCCTGGCTATTTTGAACGCCTGGCGCAGGCGCAACGTCCCCGTTTTCTATGGATTGGATGCTCGGACAGTCGCGTGCCTGCGGAAAGTCTGACCAGCCTTGAGCCTGGTGAACTGTTTGTTCACCGCAACGTCGCAAATCTGGTTATCCACACCGACCTCAATTGCCTGTCCGTCGTGCAATATGCTGTCGAAGTTCTCGAAGTCGAACACATCATCATCTGCGGCCACTACGGCTGTGGCGGTGTTCAGGCGGCGGTGGAAAACCCGGAACTGGGTTTGATTAACAACTGGCTGCTGCATATCCGTGATTTGTGGTACAAGCATAGTTCGCTGCTGGGGGAATTGCCTCCCGAACAGCGCCTGAATACGCTCTGTGAAATCAACGTTGTCGAGCAGGTTTATAACCTCGGCCACTCCACCATCATGCAGTCCGCATGGAAACGTGGACAGAAAGTTACGATCCACGGTTGGGTGTACGGCATTCAGGATGGCCGACTGCGCGATCTGGAAGTAACGGCAACCAACCGGGAGACGTTGGAACAGCGTTATCGCCGCGCGATTTCCACCCTGTCTTGATTCGCAGCCTGACGCCCACTCGCTGGGCGTCGTTCACGGCATCAGCCTTATCTTTTTTACGTTATTCTTGCGGAACAACCTTGCCGACGTAAGGCAAATGGCGATAGTGCTGAGCATAGTCGATGCCGTAACCCACAACGAATTCATCAGGGATCGAGAACCCAACCCACTCGACTTTCACCGCCACTTCGCGGCGCTCTGGCTTATCCAATAGCGTACAGATAGCCAACGATTTTGGCTCACGCAGTTGCAGAATTTCCCGCACTCTGCTCAGGGTATTGCCCGAATCGATAATATCTTCAACGATCAATACGTCTTTGCCGCGAATATCTTCATCCAAATCTTTCAGGATTTTAACATCGCGCGTACTGTTCATACCGCTGCCATAGCTGGATGCCGTCATGAAATCCACTTCGTGAGGGACATCGATCGCCCGGCATAAATCGGCCATAAAGATAAACGAGCCGCGCAATAGCCCCACCAGCACCATATCGCTGCCGCTATCACGGTAGTGTTCGCTGATCTGTTGCCCCAGTTCGGTAACCCGCGCCATCACTTCCTGCTCAGAAATCATGACTTCCACGGTATGTTTCATCATACTGATAACTCTTTGAAGTAAGGTATTCAGCACCATCGGAAAAATGACAGACTCATTACCGATGATGCGCCAATGCTGATGTCAATCAGCCCAGGCCATGCCCGGGCGCGCGAAGTATATCAGAAACCACACCATGAAGGAGACACCATGAGCACACCCTCTGTGGATGTTTGCTACAAAGTGAACGCCCCGCTTTCCTGCCAGCAGTTCGTTGAGCTGTTGGCGAAAACCTCATTAGGAGCGCGTCGCCCGCTGGATGATGAGACGGCGATTGCAGGTATGCTTAAGCACGCCAATCTGCTGGTTTCCGCGTGGCGAGGGGATACTCTGATTGGGGTTGCGCGCAGCGTAACGGATTTTCATTTTTGCTGTTATCTGTCCGATCTGGCCGTGTCAGACGACTGTCAGCATGCGGGAATAGGAAAGAAACTGATTCAGGAAACCGCTCAGCAGTTGGAAAAAGGCTGCAAAATCATTTTGCTAGCCGCGCCGCTGGCGGTCGATTACTACCCGAAACTCGGGTTTGAAAAGCACAACAGCGCCTGGATCATGCCTGCGTCAGATTTACACGCAGGCGCGTAGTCATTTCGTTTCAGAGCCGTCAGCCGTATTGCTGACGGCAGGCAAAGCCGGATACAGGACCGGAGGGTCCGTCTTAATGCTCAAACGTATCTGCTGCCCTGGCTCAAACCAGTTGCCGGTCTGCACCAGTAACATCAGTTCCCCCAGCTTCACCCGATACAAGTTTGATGTCCCCATAAACAGCCGATCTTCGATAAATGCCGGACCATCAGGATCGAGCGCCAACGCCACATCAGCAGGACGCACCATCCAGTCGCACTGCGAATCGATCGGTTGATTGAGTGGATGTGTTGCATGATGATCGCCCAATGGACTCTGCCATTGGTGGTCGCTCATAATCTTTACGGGCAGATAATTCGTATTCCCCATAAAATCAGCCACAAAGCGGCTGTTCGGCCGATGGTACAGCTCAGAGGGATAGCCCTGCTGCATAATTTTTCCTTCATCCAACAGAATCAGATGGTCGGCGCAGGCAAAAGCTTCTTCCCGGCTGTGCGTGGCGAACACCGCCGCGACATGACGCTGTTTGAGAATCTGCCGTAATTCAGTAATCAGGCGATAGCGGGTCTGGCTGTCCAAACCGGGAAACGGTTCGTCCAGCAACAACAATTTCGGCTCACAGGCCAGCGCGCGGGCAATCGCCAAACGCTGTTGCTGTTCATTTGATAGCTCGTGTGGATAACGTGCGGCAACCTCACCCAGTTGCAAGAGCGTCAGCATCTCCGCACAAATTGGCTTTACCTCGCTTTCCGGACGGCCATATAGCCCAAACGCAATATTGCCTTCCACCGTCAGATGCGGAAAGAGCGCGTAATCCTGAAAAATCAGGCCAACCTGACGCCGTTCAGGCAAGACGTACTCCTGCGGTGAGCTGACTGGCCCCCCCTCCAACAAGATCTTGCCCTGGGTAATCGGCAGCAGGCCTGCAATCACCTGTAATAGCGCCGTCTTACCACAACCGTTCTTGCCCAGTAGGCAGATAGTCTCATCATCACGCACGGCAAATGAGATGTTCTCCAACACGGCAGACTGCTGCAACGAACAACTTACCGACTGAACGCTCAGAATATCTATCGACGCGGCCATGTGATTATCCTTTTATATTCAATGCGCGGTTCAGCCCAAAAACCGGTATCAGCCCTACCGCAACTAACACCAGCGCAGGAAAGGCAAATGACGCGACGTGCTCACTCGCTGTAAAGCGAAAAACATAGGTTGCCAGCGTATCGATCCCAAAAGGACGCAGCAGCAACGAGACATTCAGCTCTTTCATGCTTTCCGTGAAGATCAGCAACGCCCCGATGAACACACTGCGACGCAACAACGGTATATGCAGGCGTGACCAACGGCTGAGGGGGGAAGCCCCCAGCACGAGGCTCGCGCTATCCAGCGACCGAGGAATAGCGTCCATGCTGCGTTCAAGGCTGTCTAGCATCAAACGCCCAAATTTAACGCTATAGGCAAGAATGAGAATAAACAATGACCCCGCCAGCCAAGTATCTGCTGTGGGTAGTCCGGCAGCGCTAGCAAAAAGCGTAATCCCTCTATCCACCAGCGACAGCAAGGTAAACAGCCCAACGGCCAGTACCGCGCCAGGCAAAGCAAAACTCAGGCTCACCAGCCGAACTGGCGTATGGTTGGCAAACATGCCAGCCGTACGGGTGTAGAAGATAAACGACAGCGCCATTAACGTAATGATGACGGTCGCCGCGGAAGACGCCAGTAGGCTATTCGTCACCGCATGAAGGAATGCTATATCCCATACCGACATCATATGACGGAGAGCTAAAAAGAGGAGATACAACAGCGGAAACAGGAATGACAGACAGACAATTCCCCAGCAGTAACCGCGAGCGACCTTGCTACGCCACCCGCTCAACACAGGCGGAACCACCAGAGAAGTGTTCGACTGAGCTTGATAAATTTTCTGCTTCCGACGCCAAAAATTAACCAGAAACATCAAGACAAAGATCGCGGGCAGAATCAACACACCAAGGCGCGATGCCGCCCCGAGATCGCCCTGCCCCTGCCAGATATCGAGCACCTGTGTTGTCATGGTTGGAATACCAAGATAAGACGCGGCACCATAGTCGCCTAATGTCTCAACCACTACTAACGCGCCACCGCAGGCAATCGCGGGTAGCGCAATAGGCAGGCATAAGCGACGGAATACCTGGGAACGTGTCTGATTCAGCAAACGAGCCGAATGGATAAGGCTAGCAGGCTGTTTCACCAGAGCTTCGCGTACCAACAGGTAAATGTAGGGGTATAAAACGAGCGCCAGCGTCAGACTCACGCAGCCCAGTGAAACCGATAGCCCGACGGCGTGGGATTCTCCCCACGGCGATGTTATCTGTAGCCCCCACACCCGCAACAGCGAGGAAAGATGCCGTAACACATCGGTATAAAGGTAAGCAAGCAGGAACGCAGGCATCGCGAGCGGTAGGCAAAGCGCCCATTGCAGCACACGATGGCCGGGAAAGCGGTACATGGCGATGAACCAGGCTGAAGGCAACCCCAACAGCAAGCTGAAAAAAAGCGTGCCAATCACGATGACCGCAGAATGCAACAGATAGGTGGGTAACCCGATTTGCCACAGTTGGGTAAACCCCATTCCGTCGGCAAAAAAAACCTGATAAAAAACCGTCGCTAAAGGAAGCAGCAACAGTCCCGCCAACAACCAACTACTGACGCGCCAGACACCGGAGATCATAGAATAAAAACTGTAGTAGATAAGATCGTTGTTATTAATAACAGAGCCTGACAGCGGCGTCATCGTATCAAACAACGATAAATTGGCTCTAATCCTGCGATTAACCCGATACGACTTTTATTATTGAAATGAAATCAAATAAACAACCTATATTTCATAGCGTTAATAAAAATATTTCTCCCTCGCCCCGGACCCGTTTTTTTTATCGTAATTCCCGAAATAATTCGCTCCGCAAGACAAGATGTTAGCGTTTTGAAGCGCGCAATGTGCGCATCCACGAAAATGAGGGCTTAAGAAAAACCAACGTCCGTGCTACTTGAAGGGTGGCGGAGATATCAGATGTTTCCCGTAAGAAAGCTTGGAAAACCCTGCGATATCTGTGATAACGTCATCTGACGATATTTGGAACAGGTTCAACCATGAAAAACTCTGCGCTGGCTCTGCTCCTGCTAAGCCTGATGAGCTTCTCTTCCGCCAGCAAGGCGCTGAATGAATTTGAGGCGGAAGATCTGGCCGATCTAACCGCGATCTTTGTTTATCTGAAAAACCACTGTGGTTACCAAGACCTGCCAAATGAACAGGTTCGTCGGACGTTGGTCGCATTTGCTCAGCAGAACCGCTGGGATCTCAGCAATTATAGCGCCTATGACATGACAGCAATGGGTGAAGACAGCTATCGCGATCTCAGTAAAATCGCGATTCCTACCCCGAAGAAATGTCAGTCTCTGGCACGTAATTCGCTCGGTTTACTCTCCTACGCGCAGTAATTCTCCTCCTCCTCCGCACTGACTGAAATTTGACCGTGCAAGCGGCAAAAGAGTCGGCTATGATGGCGCGCCAATTTTCATGGCTGTTATCGCGGAGGAAGCCCTAACATGTCCCAGAAAGAAATTTGGTATGAAACCCTGCATGCCAACTT is a window of Pectobacterium punjabense DNA encoding:
- the can gene encoding carbonate dehydratase; this translates as MKEIETLIANNQLWSKTMVEEDPGYFERLAQAQRPRFLWIGCSDSRVPAESLTSLEPGELFVHRNVANLVIHTDLNCLSVVQYAVEVLEVEHIIICGHYGCGGVQAAVENPELGLINNWLLHIRDLWYKHSSLLGELPPEQRLNTLCEINVVEQVYNLGHSTIMQSAWKRGQKVTIHGWVYGIQDGRLRDLEVTATNRETLEQRYRRAISTLS
- a CDS encoding YacC family pilotin-like protein — protein: MKNSALALLLLSLMSFSSASKALNEFEAEDLADLTAIFVYLKNHCGYQDLPNEQVRRTLVAFAQQNRWDLSNYSAYDMTAMGEDSYRDLSKIAIPTPKKCQSLARNSLGLLSYAQ
- a CDS encoding ABC transporter permease translates to MTPLSGSVINNNDLIYYSFYSMISGVWRVSSWLLAGLLLLPLATVFYQVFFADGMGFTQLWQIGLPTYLLHSAVIVIGTLFFSLLLGLPSAWFIAMYRFPGHRVLQWALCLPLAMPAFLLAYLYTDVLRHLSSLLRVWGLQITSPWGESHAVGLSVSLGCVSLTLALVLYPYIYLLVREALVKQPASLIHSARLLNQTRSQVFRRLCLPIALPAIACGGALVVVETLGDYGAASYLGIPTMTTQVLDIWQGQGDLGAASRLGVLILPAIFVLMFLVNFWRRKQKIYQAQSNTSLVVPPVLSGWRSKVARGYCWGIVCLSFLFPLLYLLFLALRHMMSVWDIAFLHAVTNSLLASSAATVIITLMALSFIFYTRTAGMFANHTPVRLVSLSFALPGAVLAVGLFTLLSLVDRGITLFASAAGLPTADTWLAGSLFILILAYSVKFGRLMLDSLERSMDAIPRSLDSASLVLGASPLSRWSRLHIPLLRRSVFIGALLIFTESMKELNVSLLLRPFGIDTLATYVFRFTASEHVASFAFPALVLVAVGLIPVFGLNRALNIKG
- a CDS encoding ABC transporter permease; protein product: MMRLYWVALQSIWVKEVTRFGRIWIQTLVPPVITMTLYFIIFGNLIGSRIGEMHGFTYMQFIVPGLIMMAVITNAYANVASSFFSAKFQRNIEELLVAPVPTHVIIAGYIGGGIARGLCVGVLVTAVSLFFVPLHVHAWWIIVLTLLLTATLFSLAGLLNAVFAKTFDDISLIPTFVLTPLTYLGGVFYSLTLLPPFWQAVSKLNPVVYMISGFRYGFLGIQDVPLLFTMSVLIAFIVVFYLLVWWLIERGRGLRT
- the panD gene encoding aspartate 1-decarboxylase, with the protein product MIRTMLQGKLHRVRVTQADLHYEGSCAIDQDFMDAAGILEYEAIDIYNVDNGQRFSTYAIAGERGSRIISVNGAAARCACVGDKLIICSYVQMSDEQARSHSPKVAYFSGENELQRQAKAIPVQVA
- a CDS encoding GNAT family N-acetyltransferase, whose protein sequence is MSTPSVDVCYKVNAPLSCQQFVELLAKTSLGARRPLDDETAIAGMLKHANLLVSAWRGDTLIGVARSVTDFHFCCYLSDLAVSDDCQHAGIGKKLIQETAQQLEKGCKIILLAAPLAVDYYPKLGFEKHNSAWIMPASDLHAGA
- the hpt gene encoding hypoxanthine phosphoribosyltransferase; its protein translation is MKHTVEVMISEQEVMARVTELGQQISEHYRDSGSDMVLVGLLRGSFIFMADLCRAIDVPHEVDFMTASSYGSGMNSTRDVKILKDLDEDIRGKDVLIVEDIIDSGNTLSRVREILQLREPKSLAICTLLDKPERREVAVKVEWVGFSIPDEFVVGYGIDYAQHYRHLPYVGKVVPQE
- a CDS encoding ABC transporter ATP-binding protein, encoding MAASIDILSVQSVSCSLQQSAVLENISFAVRDDETICLLGKNGCGKTALLQVIAGLLPITQGKILLEGGPVSSPQEYVLPERRQVGLIFQDYALFPHLTVEGNIAFGLYGRPESEVKPICAEMLTLLQLGEVAARYPHELSNEQQQRLAIARALACEPKLLLLDEPFPGLDSQTRYRLITELRQILKQRHVAAVFATHSREEAFACADHLILLDEGKIMQQGYPSELYHRPNSRFVADFMGNTNYLPVKIMSDHQWQSPLGDHHATHPLNQPIDSQCDWMVRPADVALALDPDGPAFIEDRLFMGTSNLYRVKLGELMLLVQTGNWFEPGQQIRLSIKTDPPVLYPALPAVSNTADGSETK
- a CDS encoding ABC transporter ATP-binding protein; translated protein: MTYALELAQLTKTYSGGVKALRGIDLNVEAGDFYALLGPNGAGKSTTIGIISSLVNKTAGKVRVFGYDLELDKVNAKRQLGLVPQEFNFNPFETVLQIVVNQAGYYGVKRQDALQRAEKYLKQLDLWEKRSEKAMMLSGGMKRRLMIARALMHEPKLLILDEPTAGVDIELRRSMWGFLKELNAQGTTIILTTHYLEEAEMLCRNIGIIQRGELVENTSMKQLLAQLKSETFIFDLAAKSPLPQLEGYAFRLMDTSTLEVDVMREQGLNALFSQLSAQGITILSMRNKANRLEELFVTLVNGDGVNGKGEKA